One region of Peromyscus eremicus chromosome 4, PerEre_H2_v1, whole genome shotgun sequence genomic DNA includes:
- the LOC131909605 gene encoding LOW QUALITY PROTEIN: proteasome subunit alpha type-3-like (The sequence of the model RefSeq protein was modified relative to this genomic sequence to represent the inferred CDS: inserted 2 bases in 1 codon) — MGSAASGVGTMSSIGTGYDLSASTFSPDGRVFQVEYAMKAVENSXAIGIRCKDGVVFRVEKLVLSKLYEEGSNKRLFNVDRHVGMAVAGLLADARSLADIAREEASNFRSNFGYNIPLKHLADRVAMYVHAYTLYSAVRPFGCSFMLGSYSANDGAQLYMIDPSGVSYGYWGCAIGKARQAAKTEIEKLQMKEMTCRDVVKEVAKIIYIVHDEVKDKAFELELSWVGELTKGRHEIVPKDIREEAEKYAKESLKEEDESDDDNM; from the exons ATGGGCTCGGCGGCCTCCGGGGTCGGCACCATGAGCTCCATTGGGACCGGGTATGACCTGTCAGCCTCCACGTTTTCTCCTGATGGAAGAGTCTTTCAAGTTGAGTATGCTATGAAGGCTGTGGAAAACAG AGCTATTGGGATCAGATGTAAAGATGGTGTTGTGTTTAGGGTAGAAAAATTAGTCCTTTCTAAACTTTATGAAGAAGGCTCCAATAAACGACTTTTTAATGTTGATCGACATGTTGGAATGGCAGTCGCAGGTCTGCTGGCTGATGCTCGTTCCTTAGCAGACATAGCAAGAGAGGAAGCATCCAACTTTAGATCTAACTTTGGCTACAACATTCCTCTCAAACATCTTGCAGACAGAGTGGCCATGTACGTACACGCTTATACACTCTACAGTGCTGTTAGACCTTTTGGCTGCAGTTTCATGTTAGGGTCTTACAGTGCGAATGACGGTGCACAGCTCTACATGATTGATCCATCTGGTGTTTCATACGGTTATTGGGGCTGTGCCATTGGCAAAGCCAGGCAAGCTGCAAAGACTGAAATAGAAAAGCTTCAGATGAAAGAAATGACTTGCCGTGATGTAGTTAAAGAAGTTGCAAAGATAATTTATATAGTACATGATGAAGTTAAGGATAAAGCTTTTGAACTAGAGCTCAGCTGGGTTGGTGAATTAACTAAAGGAAGACATGAAATTGTTCCAAAAGATAtaagagaggaagcagagaaatatGCCAAGGAATCTTTGAAGGAAGAAGATGAATCAGATGACGACAATATGTAA